In Phaeobacter piscinae, one genomic interval encodes:
- a CDS encoding FliM/FliN family flagellar motor switch protein, giving the protein MSETKSESAAIGGEGVLARKLAATKEGKGGLTSSLILKALRRSIARAAADLCDLPVAVLAARQANRIPEDLPPHLSDKHLLVVLDGPHGRIGAATLDAATVTALIQQQTMGQVLGKAPSERNYTPTDAAMVADFLERTFAKVVSMLAQQKDEAIFSGYRFGAQIEDVRSLVLGLEAEDYRVIELTLDLACGAMQGGLTLILPEPTPEDLGQAGEVAHQAGPSLGSNMGSMRAELRAVLCKMKVPANEFSALAEGDLLPLDQAFLYETEMISISGQSIAQGRLGQMNGARAVRLTDPRTKLVSDNAADESAFSSHMGGGVGSLEHEPPTLDLSVAADGLQDPMGGMGGLGDGLGDLGGDLGGDLGGDLGGDLAGMPMAGDLPDGLNDGLGDAMSGDLPDLGDLPDLGAMPMGDGLGDGLGDGLGDGLGDFSADAAAMEISDLAGLNSGTG; this is encoded by the coding sequence ATGTCTGAAACGAAATCGGAATCGGCAGCGATTGGTGGCGAAGGGGTCTTGGCCCGCAAGCTGGCGGCCACCAAAGAGGGCAAGGGCGGGCTCACCAGTTCGTTGATCCTTAAGGCTTTGCGCCGTTCGATCGCGCGGGCGGCGGCGGATCTCTGTGATCTTCCCGTGGCTGTGCTGGCTGCGCGTCAGGCCAACCGCATTCCCGAAGATTTGCCGCCACACTTGTCGGACAAACACCTGCTGGTCGTTCTGGACGGACCGCACGGGAGAATAGGGGCGGCGACGCTGGACGCGGCGACCGTGACCGCGCTTATTCAACAGCAGACCATGGGTCAGGTTCTTGGAAAGGCGCCGAGCGAGCGGAACTATACCCCGACCGACGCCGCCATGGTTGCCGACTTTCTTGAGCGCACCTTTGCGAAGGTGGTCTCCATGCTCGCCCAGCAGAAGGATGAGGCCATCTTCTCCGGTTACCGGTTCGGTGCCCAGATTGAGGATGTGCGCAGCCTTGTTCTCGGGCTTGAGGCCGAAGATTACCGGGTGATTGAGCTGACTTTGGATCTAGCCTGCGGAGCGATGCAGGGCGGGCTCACCCTGATCCTGCCGGAGCCAACACCTGAGGATTTGGGGCAGGCGGGAGAGGTTGCCCATCAGGCAGGTCCATCTCTTGGCAGCAATATGGGATCCATGCGGGCCGAGCTGCGCGCTGTGTTGTGCAAGATGAAGGTTCCTGCGAATGAATTTTCTGCACTTGCGGAAGGGGACCTCCTGCCACTGGATCAGGCTTTCCTATACGAGACGGAGATGATTTCTATCAGTGGCCAATCAATTGCCCAGGGTCGTCTAGGCCAGATGAACGGCGCACGCGCTGTCCGGCTGACCGATCCGCGCACCAAACTGGTGAGTGACAATGCAGCCGATGAGAGCGCGTTCTCGTCGCATATGGGCGGCGGTGTCGGGTCTTTGGAGCATGAACCGCCAACCTTGGATCTCTCCGTTGCGGCTGACGGGTTGCAGGATCCCATGGGTGGCATGGGCGGTCTCGGCGATGGGCTCGGCGATCTCGGGGGTGACCTCGGAGGGGATTTAGGCGGCGACCTTGGCGGTGATCTGGCGGGTATGCCGATGGCGGGCGATCTTCCTGATGGCCTGAATGACGGTCTGGGTGACGCCATGTCCGGTGATCTGCCAGATCTTGGAGATCTACCAGACCTCGGTGCGATGCCGATGGGCGACGGTCTCGGGGATGGCTTAGGTGACGGCTTGGGTGACGGGCTGGGCGATTTCAGCGCGGATGCGGCTGCGATGGAAATCTCCGATCTTGCCGGGCTGAACAGCGGCACCGGGTAA
- a CDS encoding TIGR01244 family sulfur transferase has translation MDARTLTPRYSVSPQISVEDLPQLAAAGFTTVICNRPDAEVPPSHQADAIRTAAEAQGLRFEVLPLTHQTMTPENVAKQQAFVEASDGPVLAYCASGTRCSVVWALGQAPLMPVDEILATTAEAGYQLDGLRPTLMAVATQAAQVAPTANES, from the coding sequence ATGGACGCACGCACATTGACCCCCCGCTATTCCGTCTCGCCGCAGATTTCGGTTGAGGACCTGCCGCAGCTGGCCGCCGCCGGATTCACCACGGTGATCTGCAACCGCCCTGATGCCGAGGTTCCGCCCAGCCATCAGGCCGATGCCATCCGCACCGCTGCCGAGGCGCAGGGGTTGCGGTTCGAAGTGCTGCCGCTGACCCACCAGACCATGACGCCAGAGAATGTCGCCAAGCAGCAAGCGTTTGTTGAGGCTTCGGATGGCCCGGTACTGGCCTATTGCGCATCCGGCACCCGCTGCTCGGTTGTTTGGGCATTGGGCCAAGCACCGCTTATGCCGGTGGATGAGATTCTCGCCACCACTGCAGAGGCCGGATACCAGCTTGATGGGCTGCGCCCGACGTTGATGGCCGTGGCCACTCAGGCAGCGCAGGTAGCCCCGACAGCAAACGAAAGCTGA
- a CDS encoding DUF6691 family protein yields MRLLLSFSSGGLFGLGLFLSGMTDTQKVQGWLDIFGAWDPTLAFVMGGAILPMALAWQLTRGRAPLVGGSFPASPRQELDRRLIIGSVLFGIGWGLAGLCPGPAIASLSYGGTGGIIFIAALLIGMMAAPPFAQRLDRAAAST; encoded by the coding sequence ATGCGTCTTCTTCTGTCTTTCTCATCGGGCGGGCTGTTTGGCCTCGGCCTGTTTCTCTCTGGCATGACCGACACACAAAAGGTTCAGGGCTGGCTTGATATATTCGGCGCTTGGGATCCAACGCTGGCCTTTGTGATGGGCGGGGCCATACTGCCAATGGCATTGGCCTGGCAGTTGACCCGCGGTCGCGCGCCATTGGTCGGCGGCAGTTTTCCAGCCTCGCCACGGCAAGAGCTTGACCGACGACTGATCATCGGATCTGTCCTGTTTGGCATCGGCTGGGGGCTGGCTGGCCTCTGCCCTGGGCCGGCGATTGCCTCGCTTAGCTATGGCGGCACCGGCGGCATCATTTTCATCGCAGCACTGCTCATCGGCATGATGGCGGCGCCCCCGTTCGCCCAGCGACTAGACCGCGCGGCTGCAAGCACGTAA
- a CDS encoding YeeE/YedE family protein yields MNIDWIWGLIGGVLIGTGGAVYLLGNGRIMGASGILGGLIDGSGRNNAAERLAFIAGVVLVPLVMWLTVAEAPDTHLTSNTAVIVAAGLLVGLGTRIANGCTSGHGVCGISRLSLRGLIATVIYILAGGLTLALFRHVWGLI; encoded by the coding sequence ATGAATATAGACTGGATCTGGGGGCTGATTGGCGGCGTGCTGATCGGCACGGGCGGTGCGGTGTACCTGCTCGGCAATGGGCGCATCATGGGGGCCAGCGGCATTCTTGGCGGCCTGATTGATGGCAGCGGTCGCAACAACGCGGCTGAGCGGCTGGCCTTCATTGCAGGCGTGGTTCTGGTCCCGCTGGTAATGTGGCTGACCGTCGCCGAGGCGCCGGACACACATCTCACTTCGAACACGGCGGTGATTGTCGCCGCCGGACTTCTGGTGGGGCTTGGCACGCGGATTGCCAATGGCTGCACCTCCGGTCACGGCGTCTGTGGCATCTCCCGACTGTCACTGCGCGGGCTGATCGCAACCGTCATCTACATTCTTGCCGGTGGCCTGACACTTGCTTTGTTTCGCCATGTCTGGGGTCTGATCTGA
- a CDS encoding MBL fold metallo-hydrolase, with translation MKPIVKAFFDEQTNTVSYVVREPDGTACALIDSVLDFDHAAGRTDTRSADKMIAWVKAEGLRAEWILESHVHADHLSAAPYLQEHLGGKIGIGANITLVQDTFGKVFNEGTEFQRDGSQFDALFNEGDSFHIGQLRGDVLHTPGHTPACLTYVIGDAAFVGDTLFMPDFGTARCDFPGGSSEALFQSIQKILTLPDDTRIFVGHDYKAPGRDDYAWETTVGEQKALNIHIGQGRPIEDFVAMRDARDATLSMPRLILPSLQVNMRAGQLPDADTDGNVYLKVPINKL, from the coding sequence ATGAAGCCGATCGTCAAAGCGTTTTTTGATGAACAGACAAACACCGTATCCTATGTGGTGCGCGAGCCGGATGGCACCGCCTGCGCGCTGATCGATTCCGTTCTGGATTTCGATCACGCTGCCGGTCGCACCGATACCCGTTCTGCCGATAAGATGATCGCCTGGGTAAAGGCCGAGGGTCTGCGAGCTGAGTGGATCCTCGAAAGCCATGTCCACGCCGACCACCTTTCAGCCGCCCCCTACCTTCAGGAGCATCTGGGAGGGAAAATTGGCATCGGCGCCAATATCACTCTGGTGCAGGACACCTTTGGCAAGGTCTTCAACGAAGGCACCGAATTTCAACGCGATGGCAGCCAGTTCGACGCGCTGTTCAACGAGGGCGATAGCTTTCACATCGGGCAACTGCGCGGTGATGTGTTGCACACGCCGGGCCACACCCCCGCTTGCCTCACCTATGTGATTGGGGACGCCGCATTTGTTGGCGACACATTGTTTATGCCCGACTTTGGCACCGCCCGCTGCGATTTTCCCGGTGGCTCCTCCGAAGCCCTGTTTCAGTCGATCCAGAAAATCCTGACACTCCCCGACGACACACGTATTTTCGTCGGCCATGACTACAAGGCACCGGGTAGAGACGATTATGCCTGGGAGACCACGGTGGGGGAGCAGAAAGCGCTGAACATCCATATCGGTCAAGGCCGCCCGATTGAGGACTTCGTCGCCATGCGGGATGCCCGCGACGCAACACTGTCGATGCCCCGACTGATCCTGCCATCATTGCAGGTCAATATGCGCGCGGGCCAATTGCCGGACGCCGATACCGACGGCAATGTTTACCTGAAGGTTCCGATCAACAAACTCTGA
- a CDS encoding DUF2312 domain-containing protein, with translation MDMTEDEKSDSYRVTAGELRQFIERFERLDAEKKDLAEQQKEIMAEAKARGYDTKVIRKVIALRKRDKDDIAEEEAVLEMYKEALGM, from the coding sequence ATGGATATGACCGAAGACGAAAAAAGCGACAGCTACCGTGTGACCGCTGGTGAATTGCGCCAGTTTATTGAACGGTTTGAGCGTCTGGACGCTGAGAAGAAAGATCTTGCTGAGCAGCAGAAAGAGATCATGGCCGAAGCGAAGGCGCGCGGCTACGACACAAAGGTGATCCGAAAGGTGATCGCGCTGCGCAAGCGCGACAAAGACGATATCGCCGAAGAAGAAGCGGTTCTTGAAATGTACAAGGAAGCGCTCGGCATGTGA
- a CDS encoding RidA family protein — MPTVNVHPEGWKPAKGYANGMIGEGRMLFVGGQIGWTADQVFETDDFIGQMSQALENILAVVQEAGGSASDITRLTWYVTDKAEYLAHQREVGAAYRAVMGYHFPAMTMVVVAGLIEDRAKIEIEATAMLA; from the coding sequence ATGCCGACAGTGAATGTGCACCCCGAAGGCTGGAAACCGGCCAAAGGCTATGCCAACGGCATGATCGGCGAGGGGCGGATGCTGTTTGTTGGTGGCCAGATTGGCTGGACTGCGGATCAGGTCTTTGAGACGGACGACTTCATCGGTCAGATGAGCCAGGCGCTGGAGAACATTCTGGCAGTCGTGCAGGAGGCCGGTGGCAGCGCCAGCGACATCACCCGGCTGACCTGGTATGTGACCGACAAGGCCGAGTATCTGGCGCATCAGCGGGAGGTCGGGGCGGCCTATCGCGCTGTCATGGGCTACCATTTTCCTGCGATGACGATGGTGGTGGTTGCGGGGCTTATCGAAGATCGTGCCAAGATCGAGATTGAAGCCACTGCGATGCTCGCCTGA
- a CDS encoding NAD(P)-dependent oxidoreductase has protein sequence MATSHQASGIQAGRLSASEIADNFGDLHPQYEAHEAAVAADRCYFCYDAPCMTACPTSIDIPQFIREIQTGHPEAAAKTILEQNILGGMCARVCPTETLCEEACVREAAEGKPVEIGRLQRHATDTLMEKGVHPFTRAAATGKRIAVVGAGPAGLAAAHRLAMLGNDVVIYEVRPKAGGLNEFGIAAYKSTENFASREVDWLLQIGGITVEYGKKLGAELSLDALKAEYDAVFLSIGLGGVNALRAEGEDKDGVRDAVDFIAELRQADDLTNLPVGRNVVVIGGGMTAVDAAVQSKLLGSETVTIAYRRGRDAMGASRFEQDLAATKGVRLLFNVQPVAVHGNGACAEIELEFTKSEGGQLSGTGETVRIAADQIYKAIGQTLEDQPDALTLEGRKIKVDARGRTSLAGVWAGGDCASGGEDLTVTAVAEGRDAAMDIHASLMG, from the coding sequence ATGGCGACCAGCCATCAGGCATCCGGCATTCAGGCAGGGCGTTTGTCCGCCTCAGAAATTGCCGACAACTTTGGAGACCTGCATCCACAATATGAGGCGCATGAGGCGGCAGTGGCGGCGGATCGCTGCTATTTCTGCTATGATGCGCCTTGTATGACGGCATGCCCGACCTCCATCGACATTCCTCAATTCATCCGGGAGATCCAGACCGGCCACCCGGAAGCGGCGGCGAAGACCATTCTGGAACAGAACATCCTTGGCGGGATGTGTGCTCGGGTGTGTCCGACCGAGACGCTCTGTGAGGAAGCCTGCGTCCGCGAGGCGGCTGAGGGCAAGCCGGTTGAGATTGGTCGCCTGCAGCGCCATGCCACCGACACGTTGATGGAAAAGGGTGTGCATCCCTTCACGCGCGCAGCGGCAACGGGCAAGCGGATCGCTGTGGTGGGCGCGGGACCTGCAGGTCTGGCAGCAGCGCACCGTCTGGCAATGCTGGGTAACGACGTGGTTATCTATGAGGTCCGGCCAAAGGCGGGTGGCCTCAACGAATTTGGGATTGCCGCCTATAAATCGACCGAGAATTTCGCCAGCCGCGAAGTGGATTGGCTGCTGCAAATCGGTGGCATCACCGTCGAATACGGCAAAAAACTCGGTGCAGAACTGAGCCTGGATGCGCTCAAGGCCGAGTATGATGCGGTGTTCCTGTCGATTGGTCTTGGCGGCGTCAATGCGCTGCGTGCCGAGGGCGAGGACAAGGATGGCGTGCGTGACGCGGTCGACTTTATCGCGGAGCTGCGTCAGGCCGATGATCTGACCAATCTGCCGGTTGGGCGCAATGTGGTTGTGATCGGCGGCGGGATGACGGCAGTGGATGCTGCGGTGCAGTCCAAGCTGCTCGGTTCAGAGACTGTGACCATCGCCTATCGCCGGGGCCGTGACGCCATGGGCGCGAGCCGGTTTGAGCAGGATCTGGCCGCAACCAAAGGGGTGCGCCTGTTGTTCAATGTTCAGCCTGTCGCGGTGCATGGCAACGGTGCCTGTGCTGAAATCGAGTTGGAATTTACCAAAAGCGAGGGCGGCCAGTTGAGCGGCACCGGAGAGACGGTGCGGATAGCAGCGGATCAGATCTACAAGGCGATTGGTCAGACGCTGGAGGATCAGCCTGATGCGCTGACGCTTGAAGGGCGCAAAATCAAGGTGGACGCGCGGGGCCGCACGTCGCTTGCCGGGGTCTGGGCTGGGGGGGATTGCGCCTCTGGCGGAGAAGACCTCACCGTGACAGCCGTCGCCGAAGGCCGTGACGCCGCTATGGATATCCACGCCAGCCTGATGGGCTAA
- the preA gene encoding NAD-dependent dihydropyrimidine dehydrogenase subunit PreA, with product MADLTADFLGIKSPNPFWLASAPPTDKEYNVRRAFEAGWGGVVWKTLGSEGPPVVNVNGPRYGAIWGADRRLLGLNNIELITDRPLEVNLEEITRVKKDYPDRAIIVSLMVPCEEQAWKDILPRVEATGADGIELNFGCPHGMAERGMGSAVGQVPEYIQMVTEWCKKYYSKPVIVKLTPNITDIRQPARAAKAGGADAVSLINTINSIVSVNLDAMAPEPTIGDKGTHGGYCGPAVKPIALNMVAEIARCPQTHGLPISAIGGVTTWRDAAEFMTMGAGNVQVCTAAMTYGFNVVKEMISGLNQWMDDKGYDRLDDFVGKAVPNVTDWQYLDLNYVAKAKINQDDCIKCGRCFAACEDTSHQAIAMSEDRVFTVKDDECVACNLCVNVCPVEGCITMEEVPAGQIDERTGEVVSDDYANWTTHPNNPSVTAAE from the coding sequence ATGGCTGATCTGACAGCAGATTTCCTGGGGATCAAATCTCCGAACCCGTTCTGGCTCGCCTCTGCGCCGCCAACGGACAAAGAATACAACGTGCGCCGTGCCTTTGAGGCCGGCTGGGGCGGGGTGGTCTGGAAGACCCTTGGCTCCGAAGGACCGCCGGTCGTCAATGTGAACGGGCCGCGCTATGGCGCCATCTGGGGCGCGGATCGCCGGCTTCTCGGGCTCAACAATATTGAGCTGATCACCGACCGCCCGCTTGAGGTGAACCTGGAAGAGATCACCCGCGTGAAGAAGGACTATCCGGATCGTGCGATCATCGTGTCGCTGATGGTGCCCTGCGAGGAGCAGGCGTGGAAAGATATCCTGCCGCGGGTCGAGGCCACCGGCGCGGACGGCATTGAACTGAACTTCGGTTGTCCGCATGGGATGGCGGAACGCGGCATGGGCTCTGCCGTGGGGCAGGTGCCGGAATACATCCAGATGGTTACGGAGTGGTGCAAGAAATACTACTCCAAACCGGTGATCGTGAAGCTGACGCCGAATATCACCGATATTCGCCAGCCTGCGCGTGCGGCCAAGGCGGGTGGTGCAGATGCTGTCAGCTTGATCAACACCATCAACTCCATCGTGTCAGTAAATCTCGATGCCATGGCGCCAGAGCCGACCATTGGAGACAAGGGTACACACGGCGGGTATTGTGGCCCGGCGGTGAAGCCGATTGCGTTGAATATGGTGGCTGAAATCGCCCGCTGTCCGCAAACTCATGGCCTGCCGATTTCTGCCATTGGCGGCGTCACAACTTGGCGCGATGCGGCTGAGTTCATGACCATGGGTGCTGGCAATGTGCAGGTCTGCACCGCTGCCATGACCTATGGCTTCAATGTCGTGAAGGAGATGATCTCTGGCCTGAACCAGTGGATGGACGACAAAGGCTATGACCGGTTGGATGATTTCGTCGGCAAGGCTGTGCCGAATGTCACCGACTGGCAGTATCTGGATCTGAACTACGTCGCTAAGGCCAAGATCAATCAGGATGATTGCATCAAATGCGGTCGCTGCTTTGCCGCCTGCGAGGACACGTCACATCAGGCCATCGCCATGAGCGAGGATCGCGTCTTCACCGTGAAGGATGATGAATGCGTTGCCTGCAACCTCTGCGTCAATGTTTGCCCGGTTGAAGGCTGCATCACCATGGAGGAGGTGCCCGCCGGGCAAATTGATGAGCGCACGGGCGAGGTTGTTTCCGACGATTATGCCAATTGGACAACCCATCCCAACAACCCCTCAGTGACCGCTGCGGAGTAA
- a CDS encoding TetR family transcriptional regulator C-terminal domain-containing protein produces MPKDRSPTRIQKKNRATILEAALEVFSNSGFRGATVDQIARAAGLSKPNLLYYFPSKEAIFTELLSGLLDTWLDPLRAIDPDGDPLEELLAYVQRKLQMSRDFPRESRLFANEIVQGAPRMLDTLSKDLKPLLEEKADLIKGWMDAGKLNPTHPKHLLFSVWSLTQHYADFDVQVRTLMGDEDPFDAAPEHLDRMFRRMLTPADTR; encoded by the coding sequence ATGCCCAAGGATCGCAGCCCGACCCGCATTCAGAAAAAGAATCGCGCCACTATTCTGGAGGCCGCCCTTGAGGTGTTTTCCAACAGCGGGTTTCGCGGAGCCACCGTCGACCAGATTGCCCGCGCCGCCGGGTTAAGCAAGCCCAATCTGCTGTATTACTTTCCCTCGAAGGAGGCGATTTTTACCGAACTGCTGTCCGGCCTTCTCGACACCTGGTTGGATCCGCTGCGCGCCATTGATCCGGATGGCGATCCGCTGGAAGAATTGCTGGCCTATGTGCAGCGCAAATTGCAGATGAGCCGGGATTTCCCGCGCGAAAGCCGTCTGTTTGCGAATGAAATCGTGCAAGGCGCGCCGCGAATGCTGGACACCCTGTCTAAGGATCTGAAACCTCTGCTGGAAGAAAAAGCGGATCTGATCAAGGGCTGGATGGACGCTGGGAAGCTGAACCCGACCCATCCGAAACATTTGCTGTTCTCGGTCTGGTCGCTGACCCAGCATTATGCGGATTTCGATGTTCAGGTGCGGACGTTGATGGGGGATGAGGATCCTTTTGATGCCGCCCCAGAGCATCTGGATCGAATGTTCCGACGCATGCTGACACCCGCCGACACCCGCTGA